A region from the Rufibacter sp. DG15C genome encodes:
- a CDS encoding Glu/Leu/Phe/Val dehydrogenase dimerization domain-containing protein — translation MKDLLAKFETKRPEIVFEWKDAETEAEGWVVINSLRGGAAGGGTRMRKGLDKREVESLAKTMEVKFTVSGPAIGGAKSGINFDPADPRKKGVLERWYKAVFPLLKNYYGTGGDLNVDEIHEVIPMTEEYGLWHPQEGIVNGHFKATEPQKINKLGQLRQGVSKVIEDPNYSPSLSRKYNIADMITGYGVAEAVRHYYQIWGGELQGKRAIIQGWGNVGAAAAYYLASEGVKIVGIIDRAGGLINPEGFSFDEIKDLFLNRRGNTLYAENLLSFDDTNARIWDLESEIFIPAAASRLVTKEQVERMLQHGLEVISSGANVPFQDPEIFFGPTGEFADQHVSVIPDFIANCGMARVFAYLMEQDVEITDEAIFTDISRTIGQALEKTHARHPEKTEIAKTSFEIALSQLL, via the coding sequence ATGAAAGACTTACTGGCCAAATTTGAGACGAAACGTCCTGAGATTGTTTTTGAGTGGAAAGACGCTGAAACCGAGGCCGAAGGCTGGGTGGTCATCAACTCCCTGAGAGGCGGCGCGGCCGGTGGTGGAACCCGCATGCGCAAAGGCCTGGACAAGCGCGAAGTGGAGTCTCTGGCCAAAACCATGGAAGTGAAGTTCACCGTTTCGGGCCCGGCCATTGGCGGCGCCAAATCAGGCATCAACTTTGACCCGGCAGACCCTAGAAAGAAAGGCGTATTGGAGCGCTGGTACAAAGCGGTGTTCCCTTTATTGAAGAACTACTACGGAACCGGCGGCGACCTCAACGTGGACGAAATCCATGAGGTAATCCCCATGACCGAGGAATACGGCCTGTGGCACCCGCAGGAAGGCATTGTGAACGGCCACTTCAAAGCCACCGAACCGCAGAAAATCAACAAGTTGGGCCAACTGCGCCAGGGCGTGAGCAAGGTGATTGAGGACCCCAACTATTCTCCTTCCCTGAGCCGCAAATACAACATCGCAGACATGATTACGGGGTATGGCGTGGCCGAGGCCGTTCGTCATTACTACCAAATCTGGGGCGGTGAGCTGCAAGGCAAACGCGCCATCATCCAGGGCTGGGGCAACGTAGGCGCCGCCGCCGCCTATTATTTGGCGTCTGAAGGCGTGAAGATTGTGGGCATCATAGACCGCGCGGGTGGTTTGATTAACCCAGAAGGCTTCTCCTTTGACGAAATCAAAGACCTGTTCCTCAACCGCCGCGGCAACACGCTGTACGCAGAAAACCTTTTGTCTTTTGACGATACCAACGCCCGCATCTGGGATTTAGAGTCTGAGATTTTCATCCCGGCGGCCGCCTCCAGACTGGTGACCAAAGAGCAGGTGGAGCGCATGTTGCAGCACGGCCTAGAGGTGATTTCCAGCGGTGCCAACGTACCGTTCCAGGACCCTGAAATCTTCTTCGGGCCGACGGGTGAGTTTGCCGACCAGCACGTGTCTGTCATCCCCGACTTTATTGCCAACTGCGGCATGGCCCGCGTATTTGCCTACTTGATGGAGCAGGACGTGGAGATTACGGATGAAGCCATCTTCACCGACATCTCCCGCACCATTGGCCAGGCCCTGGAGAAAACCCACGCCCGCCACCCAGAGAAAACCGAGATAGCCAAAACCTCTTTCGAGATTGCCTTGAGCCAGTTGTTGTAA
- a CDS encoding anhydro-N-acetylmuramic acid kinase, producing the protein MATYHVIGIMSGTSLDGVDLAYCRFTYNEKNWIYKILNTETLPYTDVWLKRLSTLTEASAAEIIATDRAYGRYLGELAKNFVEANNLSVDFVSSHGHTIFHQPQLDITFQVGSGAYLAAAAGRPVVCDFRTLDIALGGQGAPLVPIGDKLLFSDYDFCLNLGGISNISQEGPDRRVAFDISCCNMLLNPLAEELGFAYDRNGELARQGQFQPDLFEKLNEAAYFSAAYPKSIGKEWADENSLKVLSHSKASTQDKLNTACHHIGYQVAQAVKQHASQAHGRLLLTGGGAFNGFLVEQIQHYLGPAFEVVVPEPELVNFKEALIFAFLGVLRWRQETNCLKSVTGASQDNCGGAIYWM; encoded by the coding sequence ATGGCGACTTACCATGTTATAGGAATAATGTCAGGCACCTCCCTTGACGGAGTTGACTTAGCTTATTGCAGATTTACGTATAATGAAAAGAATTGGATATATAAAATCCTTAATACTGAAACACTTCCATATACAGATGTTTGGTTGAAGCGTCTTTCAACGCTCACAGAAGCCAGCGCCGCTGAAATAATAGCCACTGACAGGGCCTACGGACGTTATTTGGGCGAGTTGGCAAAAAACTTCGTGGAGGCCAATAATCTTTCGGTGGATTTTGTCTCTTCGCACGGCCACACCATTTTTCACCAGCCCCAGCTGGACATCACGTTCCAGGTAGGAAGCGGCGCCTACCTGGCCGCCGCCGCCGGCCGGCCCGTGGTCTGTGACTTCAGGACTCTGGACATTGCCTTGGGCGGACAAGGCGCTCCGCTGGTGCCCATCGGGGACAAGCTTCTCTTCTCAGATTATGATTTCTGCCTGAATTTGGGTGGCATCTCCAACATCTCCCAGGAAGGGCCAGACCGCCGCGTGGCCTTTGACATCTCGTGCTGCAACATGCTCCTGAACCCACTGGCCGAGGAACTGGGCTTTGCCTATGACCGGAATGGGGAACTGGCCAGACAAGGACAGTTCCAGCCAGACTTGTTTGAGAAGCTCAATGAGGCTGCTTATTTCTCCGCGGCCTATCCAAAATCCATCGGCAAGGAGTGGGCCGACGAGAACAGCCTAAAAGTCCTGAGCCATTCCAAAGCGTCTACTCAAGACAAACTGAACACCGCCTGTCACCACATCGGCTACCAGGTGGCCCAGGCAGTGAAACAGCACGCTTCCCAAGCCCATGGCAGATTGTTGTTGACCGGCGGCGGGGCCTTCAACGGCTTTCTGGTGGAGCAGATTCAACATTACCTGGGGCCTGCGTTTGAAGTGGTGGTGCCGGAACCGGAGCTGGTTAATTTCAAGGAAGCGCTCATTTTCGCGTTTTTGGGCGTATTGCGCTGGCGGCAGGAAACCAACTGCCTGAAGAGCGTGACAGGTGCCAGCCAGGACAACTGCGGCGGCGCCATCTACTGGATGTAA
- a CDS encoding helix-turn-helix transcriptional regulator, with the protein MKSLLSRVESKKIDKAASMLKVLAHPKRLAIVDLLGKEDKMTVTEIYNYLDLPQAIASQHLITLKDKGVLSSFKVGTKIYYSLSIPKLIDVIDCLEECCGDL; encoded by the coding sequence ATGAAAAGTTTATTATCCAGAGTTGAATCTAAGAAGATAGATAAGGCGGCGTCCATGCTGAAGGTGTTGGCGCATCCTAAAAGGTTGGCCATTGTGGATCTTCTGGGTAAGGAAGACAAAATGACCGTGACGGAGATCTATAACTATTTGGATTTGCCTCAGGCCATTGCCTCACAGCATTTGATTACCTTGAAAGACAAGGGAGTTCTTTCTTCCTTTAAGGTGGGCACCAAAATCTATTATTCCCTTTCCATCCCTAAGCTGATTGATGTGATTGACTGCCTGGAGGAATGTTGCGGTGATCTGTAA
- a CDS encoding phosphodiester glycosidase family protein: protein MKKLLPILFALLISIPSWAQVTWVPSIEHQQGLPASVKVFSTTDSLDGKPFKAYYLLADLKDPKLEIETRVGNGKRYTPKQYYNQEAGQVLAVVNTTFFSFADNSNLNLVINNGKVLAAQASVKRKNPKGNDTLTYHPTTGAIGFFKKGRADVAWAYTLGKKKKPVELSAPYPTKIGDLPAPAPSKRNVPGMRRWKPRTAVAGGPVLVQNGQMHITAEEEMRGGASFRGLNPRTAMGYTPNNQLIILVVEGRNKGVAEGATLDQLAQLMIDLGSQEAVNLDGGGSSALFIKGRDTIKPSDKEGQRPVPAVLVLKYKESGGKK from the coding sequence ATGAAAAAGTTGCTCCCTATTCTTTTCGCTCTTCTAATCTCTATACCAAGCTGGGCACAGGTTACCTGGGTACCGTCAATAGAGCACCAACAAGGGTTGCCAGCCTCGGTCAAGGTATTTTCAACCACAGATTCATTAGACGGCAAACCTTTCAAGGCCTATTATTTGCTAGCAGATTTAAAAGACCCGAAGCTGGAAATTGAAACCAGAGTAGGCAATGGCAAGCGCTATACACCCAAACAGTATTATAATCAGGAAGCTGGCCAGGTTCTAGCCGTGGTAAACACTACCTTCTTTTCCTTCGCAGACAACAGTAACTTGAATCTGGTTATCAATAACGGGAAAGTGCTGGCGGCGCAAGCATCTGTCAAACGCAAAAACCCCAAGGGTAATGACACCCTCACCTACCATCCTACCACGGGCGCCATTGGCTTCTTTAAGAAAGGGAGAGCTGATGTGGCATGGGCCTATACCCTAGGTAAGAAAAAGAAACCTGTAGAACTGTCTGCACCTTACCCTACAAAAATAGGAGACCTGCCTGCTCCGGCACCTTCAAAACGCAATGTACCCGGCATGAGGCGCTGGAAGCCCCGCACAGCCGTGGCCGGAGGACCGGTTTTAGTACAGAATGGGCAGATGCACATAACGGCAGAAGAAGAAATGCGCGGCGGGGCCAGCTTTAGAGGGCTAAATCCGCGCACGGCTATGGGCTATACACCAAACAACCAATTGATTATTCTGGTGGTAGAAGGCCGCAACAAGGGCGTAGCCGAAGGCGCCACCCTAGACCAACTGGCCCAACTCATGATAGATTTGGGTAGTCAGGAAGCAGTGAACTTAGATGGCGGCGGCTCTAGTGCCCTCTTTATAAAAGGCAGGGACACCATAAAGCCATCAGACAAGGAAGGCCAGCGCCCTGTGCCAGCAGTGCTGGTACTCAAGTACAAAGAATCTGGCGGCAAAAAATAA
- the hemA gene encoding glutamyl-tRNA reductase — protein MFQNFRAVSLSYKKAPLDIRELIALDEGSCRQFLQTLKTYIQATDILVLSTCNRTEVYYTADSDYSHEIVKLLGISKGIQNISQYLDYFTIVNEHADAVLHLFNVAMGLEAQVVGDMQISNQVKQAYQWSADNEAAGPFLHRLLHTIFFTNKRVVQETSFRDGAASTSYAALELVESLTAEVANPKILVVGLGEIGADVCRHLKDSEFQNVKISNRTQAKAQILADECGLEVVPFENLVEAMKEADVIISSVARDEPFFTKEMVSRLDVLTYKFFIDLSVPRSVEPEVESVPGVLLYNIDTIQNKASDALQRRLESVPHVKQIITESIASFEDWSKEMNVSPTIQKLKNALETIRQEEMARYMKKVSAEEAKHIDDITKSMMQKIIKLPVLQLKAACKRGEAETLIDVLTDLFDLEKQSAEANH, from the coding sequence ATGTTCCAAAACTTTAGAGCCGTCAGTCTTTCCTATAAAAAAGCGCCTTTAGACATAAGGGAGCTTATCGCGTTGGATGAGGGGTCGTGCCGACAGTTCCTGCAAACGCTCAAAACATACATCCAAGCTACTGACATCCTTGTACTTTCCACGTGCAACCGCACGGAGGTTTACTATACCGCTGACTCTGACTACAGCCACGAGATTGTGAAGCTGTTGGGCATCAGCAAGGGAATCCAGAACATTTCACAGTACCTGGACTACTTCACCATTGTCAATGAGCACGCAGACGCCGTTCTGCATCTGTTCAACGTGGCCATGGGCCTAGAGGCACAAGTGGTAGGTGACATGCAAATCTCCAACCAGGTAAAGCAAGCCTACCAGTGGAGCGCAGACAATGAGGCCGCCGGCCCGTTCCTGCACCGCTTGTTGCACACCATCTTCTTTACCAACAAGCGCGTAGTGCAAGAGACATCGTTCCGTGACGGAGCCGCCTCTACTTCTTACGCTGCCCTGGAACTGGTAGAAAGCCTGACCGCCGAAGTAGCCAACCCTAAAATCTTAGTAGTTGGCCTAGGCGAGATTGGCGCCGATGTGTGCCGTCACTTGAAAGACTCAGAATTCCAGAACGTAAAAATCTCTAACCGTACCCAGGCCAAGGCCCAAATCCTGGCAGATGAGTGCGGACTGGAAGTAGTTCCGTTTGAGAATCTGGTAGAAGCCATGAAAGAGGCCGATGTCATTATCTCTTCGGTGGCCCGCGATGAGCCATTCTTCACCAAAGAAATGGTGAGCCGTCTGGACGTCTTGACCTACAAGTTCTTCATTGACCTGAGCGTACCACGAAGTGTAGAGCCAGAAGTAGAAAGTGTACCGGGTGTGTTGCTTTACAACATTGACACCATCCAGAACAAAGCCTCTGATGCCCTGCAACGCCGCCTAGAGTCTGTACCGCACGTGAAGCAGATTATCACAGAGTCCATTGCTTCTTTTGAGGACTGGAGCAAAGAGATGAACGTCTCCCCTACTATCCAGAAACTGAAGAACGCCTTGGAGACCATCCGTCAGGAGGAGATGGCCCGTTACATGAAGAAGGTTTCTGCTGAGGAAGCCAAGCACATTGACGACATCACCAAGTCCATGATGCAGAAAATCATCAAGTTGCCAGTACTTCAATTGAAAGCCGCCTGCAAACGCGGTGAGGCTGAGACCCTGATTGACGTCTTGACTGACCTGTTTGACTTAGAAAAACAATCTGCAGAGGCCAATCACTAA